The Streptomyces venezuelae genomic interval CGGCTGGCTGAACCTCCTGGGCCTGGTCGGGGCCATCGCCGGCATCGACTACGGGGCGGCCCTCTTCACCGGGGCCTTCCTCAACCTCCAGTGGGGATTCGTCCCCACCGCGGGCTCCACCTTCCTCATCTTCCTGGCGATCCTCCTCCTGCACGCCGTCCTGAACCTCTTCGGCGTCCGCCTCGTCAGCGTCCTCAACTCGATCAGCGTCTGGTGGCACCTCGCGGGCGTCGCGCTCATCGTCGGCGCGCTCGCCTTCATCCCCGACCGCCACCAGTCCGCCGGGTTCGTCTTCACCGAGTTCGTGAACGACACCGGCTGGGCCAACCCCTTCTACGTCGCGGCGATCGGCCTGCTCCTCGCCCAGTACACCTTCTCCGGCTACGACGCCTCGGCCCATCTCTCCGAGGAGACCTCCAACGCCTCCGTCGCCGCCGCCAAGGGCATCGTGCGGGCCATCTGGGTCTCCTGGATCGCCGGCTTCGCCCTCCTGGCCGGACTGAGCTTCGCCATCCAGGACTACGCGGCCGCGCAGAACTCCGCGACAGGAGTCCCGCCCGCCCAGATCCTCCTGGACGCACTCGGCTCGGGAGGCGCCACCGCCCTCCTGCTCGTGGTGATCGTCGCCCAGCTCTTCTGCGGCAACGCCGAGGTCGCCGCCGCGAGCCGCATGGTCTTCGCCTTCAGCCGCGACAACGCCCTTCCCGGCTCCGCGATCTGGCGGAAGGTCAGCACCCGTACGCAGACCCCGGTCCCGGCCGTCTGGCTGGCCGTCGCCGTGGCGGCGCTGCTCGCCGCCCCCGCCCTGTACTCCGCCACCGCCTACGGCGCGGTCACCGCGATCAACGTCATCGGCATCACCCCCGCCTACGCCATCCCGATCTACCTCCGCCTGCGCGCCGGGAAGCGCTTCACCCCCGGGCCGTGGAGCCTGGGCCGCTGGAGCAAGCCGATCGGCTGGACCGCCGTCGTGTGGGTGGCCCTGGTGACCGTCCTCTACTGCCTGCCGCAGAAGTCCCCGGTGACGGTCGACACCATGAACTACGCCGTGATCGCGCTCGCCGTCGTCCTGGTCCTGGCCAGCATCTGGTGGTACGTGGCCCGCCGCTCGTACGGCACCCCGACGACGTACGGAACGGCCCGCGAGGAAGCGGACATCTCCGAGGGAATCGTCTAGGCCCTGCCAGGCCCCTGCCGCCACCGTGAACACCCGCACACCCGGCGGGGGTTCACGGTGCATCCGGTGTTCACGCCGGGGCCCCCGGGGCTCCACCCTCCGTCCGTAGCGTCTCGCCCGTCCGTCCACGCTACCGAGGAGTACCGTGAGCGCTTCCGCTCTGACCGCTCTCGCCGCCACCGCCCTCGCGGTGGTCACCGCGGCCTCCGCGACCACCCAGCCCGTCCCCGTCACCGTCACGGCGCGCGTCGAGACGCCCGCCGTGTACGACGACGAGGCGGGCGGCAACGCGAACGCCGACGACCCGGCCGTCTGGGTCGACCCGACCAGCCCCGGCCGCAGCATCGTGATCGGCACCCTGAAAGAGGCCGGGCTCGACGTCTACGGCCTCGACGGACGCCGGCTCCAGCACATCGCCGCGCCGCAGGCCCCCGGCGAGGACGCCGCACCCGGCCGCTTCAACAACGTCGACGTCGTCTACGGCTTCGAGCTCGCCGGCCGGAAGACGGACCTGGCCCTCGTCAGCGACCGGGGCCGCGACCGCGTCAGGGCCTACGCCATCGACCCCGTCGCCGTCGCCAAGGGCCGCCCGCCCCTGCGTGACGTGACCGCCGCCGACGTGGCTCCGGTCTTCGCCGCCGACGAGGCCGAGGTGGACGAGCAGCGCACCACGTACGGCCTCGCCGCGTACAGCGACGACGACGAGGCGTACGTCGTCGTCTCGCGCCGCGAGGAGACGAGCCTGCGCCTGCTCGAACTGGAGGACCGGGGCGGCCGGGTCGGCTACCGCACCGAGGACACCCTCGACCTGCCCGCCTCCTTCACCCTCCCCGACGGCACCTCCTGGCGGCCCTGCGCCGACCCCGGCGAGCGGCCGCAGGTCGAGGGCATGGCCGTCGACCAGGAGGAGCACGTCCTCTACGCGGCGCAGGAGGCCGTCGGCCTGTGGCGCGTCGAGCTCGACGACGCCGAGTTCGAGAAGCCCGTACTCCTCGACCGGGTCCGTGAGTACGGCACCCCGTGGACGTACGACAGCGCCGAGGAGGAATGCGTCCTCGACACCGCCCACGACCCCGGCTTCGGCGGCGAGCACCTGAGCGCCGACGCCGAAGGCGTCACCGTCTACCACGCGGGCGACGGCGAGGGCTACGTCCTCGCGTCCAGCCAGGGCGACAACACCTTCGCCGCCTACGACCGGAAGCGCGGCAACACCTACCTCGGCTCGTTCGCGATCGGCGACGGATCCGCCACCGACGGGGTGCAGCACTCCGACGGCACCGCCGTGATCAACGTCCCGCTCGGCCGGAGCTTCCCCCGCGGCCTGGTCGTCACCCACGACGGCGAGGCCGCGCCCGCCGACGGCGACCGAGAGAGCACGAACTTCAAGTTCACGCCCTGGGAGTCGGTCGCCGGCGCCTTCCCCCGGTCCCTGCGCGTCGACACGGAGTCCTTCGACCCGCGCGACACCGACTGACGGCAACCGATCCCGCGGCGGCGACGACTGGGAGGTACGCAACGGCTCTCTTCCCCCGCAGGAGGACTCGTGCAGCACCCGCAAGTACCCGTCGTCGCCCGCCGTCTGGCCACCGCGCTCGTGGCCGGCGCGATGACCTGTGCCGCGCTCACCGCGACCACCGGAACCGCGTCCGCCGCCACCGCGCGGCAGGTCGAGCGGCTCGACCGGGGCGTGGTGAGCGTCCACACCGGCACCGGCAACCTCGTCAGCTGGCGCTGGCTGGCCACCGACCCGGACTCCGTCGCCTTCAACGTCTACCGGGCCGGTACAAAGGTCAACGCCACCCCCGTCACCGCGTCCACCAACTACTTCCACGCCGGCGCGCCGAGCCACGCCGACTACACGGTCCGCGCCGTGATCGGCGGCGTCGAACAGACGGACTCCGTCCACGCCGTGCAGTTCCGTACCGGCTACAAGGACGTGCCGATCACCCCGCCGGCGGGCGGCACGACACCCGACGGCGTGGCGTACACCTACGAGGCCAACGACGCCTCCGTCGGCGACCTCGACGGCGACGGCGACCTGGACTTCGTCCTCAAGTGGCAGCCCACGAACGCCAAGGACAACTCGCAGTCCGGCTACACCGGCAACACCGTCGTGGACGGTGTCACGCTCGAAGGCACCCGCCTGTGGCGGATCGACCTCGGCCGCAACATCCGCTCCGGCGCGCACTACACGCAGTTCCAGGTCTACGACTACGACGGCGACGGCAGGGCCGAGGTGGCCATGAAGACCGCCGACGGCACCGTCGACGGACGCGGCACGGTGATCGGCAGCGCCTCCGCCGACCACCGCAACAGCAGCGGGTACGTCCTGGCGGGAGCCGAGTACCTGACGATGTTCGACGGGCGCACCGGCGCCGCCATGGGCAGCACCGCCTACGTCCCGGCGCGCGGGACCGTCTCCTCCTGGGGCGACAGCTACGGCAACCGGGTCGACCGCTTCCTCGCGGCCACCGCGTACCTCGACGGCGCCCGGCCCTCGTTGATCATGGCGCGCGGCTACTACACGCGGAGCGTGATCGCCGCCTGGGACTGGCGCGACGGCGCCTTCACTCGCCGCTGGACCTTCGACTCCTCGAGCTCCACGAACACGGGGAAGGGCTACGACGGCCAGGGCTCGCACAGCCTCTCCGTGGGCGACGTGGACGCCGACGGGAAGGACGAGATCGTCTACGGCGCGATGGCCGTGGACGACAACGGCAACGGGCTGTGGACCACCAGGACGGGCCACGGCGACGCCCAGCACCTCGGCGATCTCGACCCGGGGAAGGCGGGCCTGGAGTACTTCAAGGTCTCGGAGTCCTCCTCACAGCCCTCGCAGCTGTACA includes:
- a CDS encoding amino acid permease; the encoded protein is MSRTAAPTDAIRKPPPAQDEEARLRELGYQPVLARRMGGFGNFAISFSVISVLSGCMTLYGFGMGTGGPAVMLWGWAGVGLFVLCVGLALAEVTSAYPTSGALYYMADRLGGRRWGWYTGWLNLLGLVGAIAGIDYGAALFTGAFLNLQWGFVPTAGSTFLIFLAILLLHAVLNLFGVRLVSVLNSISVWWHLAGVALIVGALAFIPDRHQSAGFVFTEFVNDTGWANPFYVAAIGLLLAQYTFSGYDASAHLSEETSNASVAAAKGIVRAIWVSWIAGFALLAGLSFAIQDYAAAQNSATGVPPAQILLDALGSGGATALLLVVIVAQLFCGNAEVAAASRMVFAFSRDNALPGSAIWRKVSTRTQTPVPAVWLAVAVAALLAAPALYSATAYGAVTAINVIGITPAYAIPIYLRLRAGKRFTPGPWSLGRWSKPIGWTAVVWVALVTVLYCLPQKSPVTVDTMNYAVIALAVVLVLASIWWYVARRSYGTPTTYGTAREEADISEGIV
- a CDS encoding phytase, with the translated sequence MSASALTALAATALAVVTAASATTQPVPVTVTARVETPAVYDDEAGGNANADDPAVWVDPTSPGRSIVIGTLKEAGLDVYGLDGRRLQHIAAPQAPGEDAAPGRFNNVDVVYGFELAGRKTDLALVSDRGRDRVRAYAIDPVAVAKGRPPLRDVTAADVAPVFAADEAEVDEQRTTYGLAAYSDDDEAYVVVSRREETSLRLLELEDRGGRVGYRTEDTLDLPASFTLPDGTSWRPCADPGERPQVEGMAVDQEEHVLYAAQEAVGLWRVELDDAEFEKPVLLDRVREYGTPWTYDSAEEECVLDTAHDPGFGGEHLSADAEGVTVYHAGDGEGYVLASSQGDNTFAAYDRKRGNTYLGSFAIGDGSATDGVQHSDGTAVINVPLGRSFPRGLVVTHDGEAAPADGDRESTNFKFTPWESVAGAFPRSLRVDTESFDPRDTD
- a CDS encoding rhamnogalacturonan lyase; protein product: MQHPQVPVVARRLATALVAGAMTCAALTATTGTASAATARQVERLDRGVVSVHTGTGNLVSWRWLATDPDSVAFNVYRAGTKVNATPVTASTNYFHAGAPSHADYTVRAVIGGVEQTDSVHAVQFRTGYKDVPITPPAGGTTPDGVAYTYEANDASVGDLDGDGDLDFVLKWQPTNAKDNSQSGYTGNTVVDGVTLEGTRLWRIDLGRNIRSGAHYTQFQVYDYDGDGRAEVAMKTADGTVDGRGTVIGSASADHRNSSGYVLAGAEYLTMFDGRTGAAMGSTAYVPARGTVSSWGDSYGNRVDRFLAATAYLDGARPSLIMARGYYTRSVIAAWDWRDGAFTRRWTFDSSSSTNTGKGYDGQGSHSLSVGDVDADGKDEIVYGAMAVDDNGNGLWTTRTGHGDAQHLGDLDPGKAGLEYFKVSESSSQPSQLYIDPANGTVRWQLAACCDNGRGVAGDIWAGNDGAEVWSSSDTSVRDEAGAAKGREPSSANFLNWWDGDTTRELLDGTRIDKYGTAGETRLLTGASVASNNTTKATPALSGDILGDWREEVVWRTTDNTALRIHSTPYETGTRITTLLHDTMYRTGLAWQNTAYNQPPHPSFHIGNGMRTPPRPLVTTP